From the genome of Candidatus Poribacteria bacterium, one region includes:
- a CDS encoding NTP transferase domain-containing protein, which translates to MKVVIPAAGAGTRLRPHTHTTPKTLVRVAGKPILGHVLDGLSTLQIEELIVVVGYMGDKIRDFIHENYDLKVTFVEQPERLGLGYAISLTKEAVGNSPLFITLDDTIIEFDLHGMLENGYSAIGVKEVDDPRRFGVVELKDGFIEHLVEKPDIPPSNLAIVGVYFIRNSPLLFECLDEIIRKGIKVRGEYQLTDALQMMIERGERIRAFPIDGWFDCGKPETLLATNRHLLEKQGDEYDVPGSIIIPPVFIGSATRIERSIIGPYVSIAEGCFISNSILRDSIINENARVSDVLLDGSLIGANATVSGRPYNLNVGDSSEVNLS; encoded by the coding sequence TTGAAGGTCGTCATACCGGCCGCCGGGGCGGGAACGAGGCTCAGGCCCCATACGCATACCACGCCTAAAACCCTCGTCCGCGTGGCCGGTAAACCCATACTCGGCCATGTGTTGGACGGCCTCTCCACGCTGCAGATCGAAGAGCTGATCGTCGTCGTCGGCTATATGGGGGATAAGATAAGGGATTTCATACACGAAAACTACGATCTTAAGGTCACCTTCGTCGAACAGCCGGAACGGCTGGGGTTGGGCTACGCCATAAGCCTGACGAAAGAGGCCGTCGGCAACTCCCCCCTCTTCATCACCTTGGATGACACCATAATCGAGTTCGACCTGCACGGCATGCTCGAAAACGGCTACTCGGCTATAGGGGTCAAGGAGGTGGATGACCCCCGTCGCTTCGGCGTGGTGGAGCTGAAAGATGGATTCATCGAGCACCTTGTTGAAAAGCCGGATATCCCGCCCAGCAACCTGGCCATCGTAGGGGTATACTTCATCCGTAATTCCCCTCTTCTCTTCGAATGCCTGGACGAGATAATAAGGAAGGGGATAAAGGTCAGAGGCGAGTATCAACTCACCGATGCATTGCAGATGATGATCGAAAGGGGTGAGAGGATCAGGGCCTTCCCGATAGACGGATGGTTCGATTGCGGCAAACCCGAGACGTTGCTGGCGACCAACAGACATCTGCTTGAAAAGCAAGGGGATGAGTATGATGTGCCCGGCTCGATCATCATCCCGCCCGTCTTCATCGGCTCAGCGACGAGGATAGAGAGATCCATAATCGGTCCCTACGTCTCCATCGCCGAGGGGTGTTTTATCTCCAATTCGATTTTGCGGGATTCTATAATCAACGAAAACGCCAGGGTCAGCGATGTATTGCTGGATGGGTCGCTGATCGGAGCAAATGCCACCGTCAGCGGCAGACCATATAACCTGAACGTGGGCGACTCGTCGGAGGTGAACCTCAGTTGA
- a CDS encoding 4Fe-4S binding protein, producing MIEISRDICGYCGTCAGVCPQNAITLLDLFVEIEHEKCIRCGLCVRACPLGALKLRAKSSDCL from the coding sequence ATGATCGAAATATCGAGGGATATATGCGGTTACTGCGGCACCTGTGCAGGCGTGTGTCCCCAAAACGCCATAACCCTTCTGGATCTCTTCGTCGAGATAGAGCATGAGAAATGTATCCGCTGTGGGCTTTGCGTCAGGGCATGCCCGCTGGGCGCCTTAAAGCTGCGTGCAAAGTCATCCGATTGCCTTTGA
- the holA gene encoding DNA polymerase III subunit delta produces the protein MKKPPRVNPNLVIRDMRAGKVLPLYLLCGEEEYLIETTLGKMIEVLLPDEKVRDFNLEIFEGGDVSAGEVIAAAETYPLGAARRVIVVRNPSFLTGIKSNGLELLRKGIEHFQSGNLSRAAQYLSRALGLHPEEMEDGRKLSYAISAFKSENEGNLDQEEVEFLDRAVELFRDVEVPSSGGGNDTGRFMDWIKSGLPPTAVLILIISGPISLPAVLQEEIQRIGLVINFEHLRSSYALSRDPMFRAVSKHLARFNKTISPEAFSLLRERCENDLGRVFEELEKLVPYAGDRNRIEEEDVDRVVPESISSRIFELTDAIGGKDLSKALKALWQTLRSGEPPIKVHALITRQIRLIFQAKLIMQRGIIRGDMRMMDYRRFSETVYRSIPDMAVNLLPSSRQYNLLKQKPFPLFQALRLADNFTVDELKRDIERLLEADIALKTGRASPELILEELVIDLCSGKESKEGR, from the coding sequence TTGAAAAAACCGCCCCGGGTAAACCCCAACCTCGTCATAAGGGATATGAGGGCCGGCAAGGTATTGCCCCTCTATCTCCTCTGCGGCGAGGAGGAGTATCTGATCGAGACGACCCTGGGGAAGATGATAGAGGTGCTCCTGCCGGATGAAAAGGTGAGGGATTTCAACCTTGAGATCTTTGAGGGCGGAGATGTATCAGCGGGCGAGGTGATAGCGGCGGCTGAGACGTATCCTTTAGGAGCAGCCAGACGCGTGATCGTCGTCAGGAATCCGAGCTTCCTCACGGGGATCAAATCAAACGGTTTGGAGCTACTGCGCAAAGGAATCGAGCATTTTCAATCAGGTAACCTCTCCAGAGCAGCCCAGTACCTCTCCAGAGCCTTAGGCCTTCACCCGGAGGAAATGGAGGATGGGAGAAAACTCTCCTACGCCATATCCGCCTTTAAGTCCGAAAATGAAGGGAACCTGGATCAGGAGGAGGTCGAATTCCTCGACAGAGCCGTCGAGCTTTTCAGAGATGTGGAGGTGCCCTCATCGGGCGGAGGAAATGATACCGGAAGGTTCATGGATTGGATCAAATCCGGACTTCCACCGACGGCCGTGTTGATACTCATCATCTCAGGCCCTATCTCACTGCCCGCCGTCCTTCAGGAGGAGATACAGAGGATCGGGCTCGTGATAAACTTCGAGCATCTCCGATCGAGCTATGCCCTTTCCAGAGATCCGATGTTCAGGGCCGTCTCGAAGCATCTGGCCCGGTTCAACAAAACCATCTCCCCCGAGGCCTTCTCCCTTTTGAGGGAGAGGTGCGAGAACGATCTGGGACGTGTCTTCGAGGAGCTTGAGAAGTTGGTTCCCTACGCCGGAGATAGGAACCGGATAGAGGAGGAGGATGTGGATCGGGTTGTGCCCGAGTCGATCTCAAGCCGCATCTTCGAGCTGACGGACGCCATCGGGGGGAAAGACCTTTCAAAGGCCCTCAAGGCGTTGTGGCAGACGCTCCGAAGCGGCGAGCCGCCGATTAAAGTCCATGCCCTTATCACTCGCCAGATCAGGCTTATCTTTCAGGCGAAGCTCATAATGCAGAGGGGTATCATCAGGGGAGACATGCGTATGATGGATTACAGGAGGTTTTCCGAGACGGTCTACAGGAGCATCCCTGATATGGCCGTTAACCTCCTCCCGTCATCACGTCAATATAATCTGCTCAAACAGAAGCCGTTCCCCCTCTTTCAGGCCCTGAGGCTGGCCGATAACTTCACCGTAGACGAGCTGAAAAGGGATATAGAGAGATTGCTTGAAGCGGATATAGCCCTTAAGACCGGTCGAGCCAGCCCTGAGCTGATCCTGGAGGAGCTCGTCATAGATCTCTGTTCAGGGAAGGAATCCAAGGAGGGGAGGTAA
- a CDS encoding class II fructose-bisphosphate aldolase — MALVNMKDMLEDAKRHKYAVGAFNVLNIESLQGILEAAVELKSPVIINIAEVHFDYVDMEAMAPVVQRAAQLAPIPVALHLDHGLSLQTIVRAIRCGFTSVMYDGSEYPLEENIRRTKQIVDICHSVGVTVEAELGQVTGGEGGSKEGTVAEPSLFTDPQEAAIFVEETGVDALAVAIGTVHGLYKGEPKLDFDRLAEIARRVNIPLVLHGGTGVPDEDFKRAIQLGICKVNFYTQTSIAAVNRIKERLRKEPDLIKFPELLLEAKIGIKETVKRQIQVFGSVGICDHPNPLCNSCRACQLGRSRFGEEETVVRGEPTSIIPEEELVEIISRVTASVLREIG; from the coding sequence ATGGCACTGGTTAACATGAAGGATATGTTGGAGGACGCGAAAAGGCATAAATACGCCGTAGGTGCCTTTAACGTCCTAAATATAGAATCCCTGCAGGGGATACTTGAGGCGGCGGTCGAGCTCAAGTCTCCCGTGATCATAAACATCGCCGAGGTTCATTTCGACTACGTGGACATGGAGGCGATGGCTCCCGTGGTGCAGCGCGCTGCACAGCTTGCCCCTATACCGGTGGCGTTGCATCTGGACCATGGGTTGAGCCTTCAGACCATCGTCAGGGCGATAAGATGTGGCTTCACCTCGGTGATGTATGACGGATCGGAGTATCCCCTCGAGGAGAACATCCGCCGCACCAAACAGATAGTGGACATATGTCATTCCGTCGGCGTGACCGTAGAAGCTGAGCTGGGACAGGTCACCGGCGGCGAGGGAGGAAGTAAGGAGGGAACGGTCGCTGAGCCCTCCCTCTTTACCGATCCACAGGAGGCCGCCATATTCGTCGAGGAAACCGGCGTGGATGCCCTCGCTGTGGCGATCGGAACCGTACACGGGCTGTACAAGGGGGAGCCGAAGCTGGATTTCGACCGTCTCGCCGAGATAGCCCGCCGCGTGAATATCCCCCTCGTGCTGCACGGAGGAACGGGGGTCCCGGATGAGGATTTCAAACGGGCGATCCAACTGGGCATATGTAAGGTTAACTTTTACACCCAGACCAGCATAGCCGCCGTTAACAGGATCAAGGAACGATTGCGTAAGGAGCCGGACCTGATAAAATTCCCCGAACTGCTCCTAGAGGCAAAGATCGGAATCAAAGAGACGGTTAAACGGCAGATACAGGTTTTCGGTAGCGTCGGGATATGCGATCATCCGAATCCACTGTGTAATAGCTGTCGCGCATGCCAGCTCGGAAGGAGCAGATTCGGAGAGGAAGAGACAGTGGTGCGGGGTGAGCCGACCTCCATCATTCCCGAGGAGGAACTGGTGGAGATAATCTCCAGGGTCACCGCTTCGGTGCTGAGGGAGATAGGATGA
- a CDS encoding MoxR family ATPase: MELKPHEIEAVEFLKKGREKLLKEIRKVIIGQGEVIDQILIAFFSRGHCLLVGVPGLAKTLLISTIAQILDLKFNRIQFTPDLMPSDIIGTDIIQEDIDTGRRYFKFMPGPIFANVVLADEINRTPPKTQAALLQAMQEYKVTAGGTTYELDPPFFVLATQNPIEQEGTYPLPEAQLDRFMFSIYMDYPSSEEEEEIALTTTSAYEPQLEKVMSKEEIIELQDVVRRVPIARDVVRYAVRLVRSSRPSDEMAPPFIRDWVAWGAGTRAIQYLVLGAKARAVMLGRYHASYEDIQAISKPVLRHRILTNFNAEADGITSLDIIDRLLETVKP, from the coding sequence ATGGAGCTTAAACCGCATGAGATAGAGGCGGTGGAGTTTCTCAAAAAAGGCAGGGAGAAACTGCTCAAGGAGATCAGGAAGGTCATTATAGGTCAGGGTGAGGTCATCGACCAGATATTGATCGCCTTTTTCTCCAGAGGGCATTGTCTGTTGGTAGGTGTTCCGGGGCTGGCCAAGACCTTGCTCATAAGCACGATCGCCCAGATATTGGATCTGAAATTCAACAGGATCCAGTTCACCCCTGATCTGATGCCTTCCGATATAATCGGCACGGATATCATCCAGGAGGATATAGATACTGGCAGGAGGTATTTTAAGTTCATGCCCGGCCCGATATTCGCCAACGTGGTTCTGGCTGATGAGATAAACAGGACCCCTCCTAAAACCCAGGCTGCTCTGCTTCAGGCGATGCAGGAGTATAAGGTCACGGCCGGAGGCACGACATATGAGCTCGACCCGCCCTTCTTCGTTCTGGCGACGCAGAACCCGATAGAGCAGGAGGGAACTTACCCCCTTCCGGAAGCACAGCTCGATAGGTTCATGTTCAGCATCTACATGGACTACCCCTCCTCGGAGGAGGAAGAGGAGATAGCGCTAACCACCACTTCAGCCTATGAGCCGCAGCTTGAAAAGGTGATGAGCAAGGAGGAAATAATCGAGCTACAGGATGTGGTCAGAAGGGTGCCGATAGCCAGGGATGTGGTCCGATATGCCGTAAGATTGGTCAGAAGCTCAAGGCCGTCCGACGAGATGGCGCCCCCGTTCATCAGGGATTGGGTCGCGTGGGGAGCGGGGACAAGGGCCATACAGTATCTCGTGCTGGGAGCTAAAGCCCGGGCGGTCATGCTCGGCAGATATCACGCATCCTATGAGGATATACAGGCCATCAGCAAGCCCGTCCTCAGACATAGAATCCTGACCAACTTCAATGCCGAGGCGGACGGGATAACAAGTCTCGACATCATAGATAGATTGCTCGAGACCGTAAAACCGTAG
- a CDS encoding putative DNA binding domain-containing protein, with protein MNLEMLKERLERGENLHTEFKIWPVHPDDLASSIVAFANTDGGQIILGVDDKGGIMGIDEDELDRAAQFVDNVSFNNCVPPVTVVQETIRDEMGRIVLVVNVPKGDLRPYRTNRGVYYIRTSSGRRHASREELLRLFQTVESIYYDETPVMGSSMDDLDEEAVEELLDKIEEEGFEVAGIPRARLLRNWRLIKGIDDEVHPTLAGLLLIGKSPQHFLPYVYISALRIPGRDISLEPKDQKRIEGRLVEMLHDTMKFLDLYLVRVHRIQGLEPEVKPEFPLEALREALVNAMVHRDYTISAPIRVILYDDRIEFRTPGRLPNTVTIESLRFGVHVLRNPTIYNMFLKIGLVTDAGSGIPRMIRLLREHTGHEPLFRMEGNEFVVIFPRSQESGR; from the coding sequence ATGAACCTTGAGATGTTGAAAGAGCGCCTGGAAAGGGGGGAGAACCTGCATACGGAGTTCAAGATATGGCCCGTTCACCCTGATGATCTGGCCTCGTCCATCGTTGCCTTCGCGAACACGGATGGAGGACAGATCATCTTGGGTGTGGACGATAAGGGAGGGATCATGGGCATCGATGAGGACGAATTGGATCGGGCCGCGCAGTTCGTGGACAACGTCTCCTTTAACAACTGTGTGCCACCTGTGACGGTCGTTCAAGAGACGATTCGAGACGAAATGGGGCGGATAGTTCTGGTGGTCAACGTGCCGAAAGGCGATCTGCGTCCATATAGGACCAATCGGGGCGTTTACTACATACGCACCTCATCGGGACGTCGTCATGCATCACGAGAGGAGCTTTTGCGACTGTTTCAAACCGTGGAGAGCATATATTACGACGAAACGCCGGTGATGGGTAGTTCGATGGATGATTTGGACGAGGAAGCCGTTGAGGAGCTATTGGATAAAATCGAGGAGGAAGGATTTGAAGTGGCGGGTATTCCCAGAGCTCGACTACTTCGAAACTGGCGGCTGATCAAGGGGATAGACGACGAGGTTCACCCCACGCTGGCCGGCCTTCTCTTGATCGGTAAATCCCCCCAGCATTTCCTCCCCTATGTTTATATCTCGGCCCTTCGTATACCAGGGAGGGATATATCCCTAGAGCCGAAGGATCAAAAGCGGATTGAAGGCAGGCTTGTGGAGATGCTCCATGATACGATGAAGTTCCTGGATCTATATCTGGTGAGGGTTCATCGTATTCAAGGGCTGGAGCCTGAGGTGAAACCCGAATTCCCACTGGAAGCGCTCAGAGAGGCGCTGGTCAACGCTATGGTCCATCGGGATTATACCATTTCAGCGCCCATAAGGGTGATACTCTACGATGATCGAATCGAATTCCGGACTCCCGGACGGCTCCCCAACACGGTTACTATCGAATCTCTGAGGTTCGGAGTTCATGTCCTGCGCAATCCTACGATCTATAACATGTTTCTGAAAATAGGGCTTGTCACCGATGCGGGAAGCGGTATCCCCAGAATGATCCGTCTTTTACGGGAACACACGGGCCATGAACCTCTGTTCCGAATGGAGGGAAATGAGTTCGTCGTCATTTTCCCCCGATCTCAGGAGAGCGGGAGGTAG